In Bacilli bacterium, the genomic window CGGAAGCGACCAAGCGCCCGGAAAACGTCATCGGGATGCATTTTCTGTATCCCGTGTCGAAAATCAATCTGGTCGAAATTATTCGCGGGTTAAAAACTTCCGACAACGTTTTTCAGGAAACAAAGCAGTTTGTCGAAGAAGTGATCGAGAAAAAAGGCATCATGGTGTATGAGTCGCCGGGCTTCGTGACCACGCGGCTGATTTGCACGTTGATCAATGAGGCGCTGCACACTTTGAGCGAAGGTGTGGCGTCGGCGGAAGACATCGACGCAGCGATGCGGATCGGTTACGATTTTCATTACGGACCGCTGGAGATGTGCGACCGTTTCGGCCTGGATTCCGTCATGGCGGCCATGGAGCGGCTGTTCCGCGAGTATGGGGATATCAAATACCGGCCGTCCATTTTATTGAAAAAAATGGTTCGCGCCGGACATCTTGGCGTTAAAACCGGAGAAGGATTTTTCCGTTATGATAAGGATGGTGACCGGATCTCATGAAAATTCTCGTTATTAACGCAGGCAGTTCTTCGCTCAAATATCAGTTGTACGACATGACGAACGAATCGGTGCTGGCAAAAGGCAAAGTGGAACGGATCGGGATGGAGTCGGCGATTGTCTCGCACGAGCCTACGGGCGGCGAAGAAATCCGCAAAGTGCGCGAAGTTTTGGACCACACCGCGGCGATCCGCCGCGTTATCGACATGCTGACGAAATCCGAACACCCGGTGTTACAGTCGATCGATGAAATCGATGCCGTCGGGCATCGCGTGGTGCACGGCGGCGAAACGTTCGCGCAGTCGGTGTTGATTACTCCGGAAGTAAAGCAGGAAATCCGCCGGCTGTTCGATTTGGCGCCGCTGCATAACCCGGCGCATATGATGGGGATCGTTGCTGTCGAGCAAAATTTGCCGAATGTGCCGCAGGCGGCTGTGTTTGACACCGCTTTTCACCAAACGATGCCGAAACAATCGTATTTATACGCCATTCCGACTGTTTTGTATCGCAAGCACCAAATTCGCCGGTACGGATTCCACGGCACTTCGCATGAGTATGTGAGCCAACGCGCGGCGGCGTTTTTGGGCAAACCGCTGGAAAGCCTGAAAATGATCACTTGCCATATCGGCAACGGCGTTAGCTGCACCGCCATACTGGGAGGCAAATCGTTCGATACGAGCATGGGGATGACTCCGCTGGAAGGCCTGATGATGGGCACGCGCAGCGGCGATCTGGACCCGGCGATCGTGCCCTTTACGATGGCGAAAGAAGACTTGACAATCAATGAGGTCAACTCCATGTTGAACAAACATAGCGGCCTGTTGGCGGTTTCGGGCATCTCCAGCGACATGCGGGAAATCGTCAAGGCGATGCAGGATGGCGATCGCAAGGCGGAACTTGCTTTCCAAATGTACGAGTATCGCCTGCGCAAGTATATCGGCGCATACGCGGCCGCGATGAACGGCGTAGACGCCTTGGTGTTTACCGCGGGCGTCGGCGAAAACTCGGTGGAATTGCGCAAAGCGATCTGCACGCAGTTGACCTATTTGGGCCTGGAGTTTGATGAAGCGGCAAACGAGCAAAAGACAGGCGGGGAACGGCGGATATCGACGGCAAATTCGCGCGTACAGGCACTCGTTATTCCCACCAATGAAGAATTGGTCATCGCCCGGGACACATTCCGCCTGGTCACAGCCGCCCAAAACGGGCAATGAAATCGGGTAACGAAAGCGGGTAACTTTAGACGATTCAGTTGCGATTAACGTTGTGGGGAGAGTGGTGACAGATGGCGTTTGAATCGATGGCTGATAAGCCGGTCGCGCGCGGCATGGCGATGGCCATGCAGGAAGGCGACTTTGCGTTTCCGTATCTCTTGCTGCGCGCCTATCGCACCTGCAATCTGACGGATACGGATGTGTTGCTGCTTTTGCATTTGTTGGCGTTTTACCGTAAGGAACACAATGATTTTCCCGCCCTGGACGAACTTTTGTCCCGGATGAGCGCCTCGCAGGAGCAGGTGGCCGATTCGCTGCGGAAGCTTATGAAAGACGGCTGGATTGCCATTGAGGAAGGAACGGACCCGCAAACCGGCATTCATTTTGAGCGGTATAACCTGGAACCGTTGTTTGCCAAACTCGCGGCTGTTGCCGCAAATGCGGCGGGAAACGGCGGCGAATCGCCGGAATTTGCGGAACAGGGCAAGCGCGGCAAGGCGAACAGTGCCGCGAAAACGGGCGGTGCCGAAACGGATATTTTCACAATATTCGAGCAGGAATTTGCGCGGCCGCTATCCCCGATGGAATGCGAGACGATCACCACGTGGCTTGACAAGGACCGTTACTCCAAAGAGCTGATTTGCTTTGCGTTAAAAGAAGCGGTTTTTTCCGGCAAACTGCATTTTCGCTATATCGACCGCATTTTATTGGAGTGGAGCCGCAATCGGGTAACATCGGTGGAGGAAGCGCGCGAACATGCGCGCAAATTCCGCGGTTCGCGCTAGGTAATAAAAGTGGCGCCAACTGTACATAATGGGGTTGTCGAAATTACAACCTCAGGAGGAAAGCAGTGTGCCTGACTGGATGGGAATAGCGCTTCGCACCTTACTGGCGGTAATCGTGTTATTTGCAATGACCAAACTGCTGGGAAAACGCCAAATATCGCAGCTTTCCCTGTTTGAGTATATAACCGGGATTACGATCGGCGATACGGCGGCGTATGTGGCGTTGGAAATGGGGACGGCCTGGTATTTGGGGCTTATTTCGTTATTCGTATGGGTCGCGGTTTCGCTCGGCATCGAATTTTTGCAGTTGAAAAGCAAAAAAGTCCGGGATTTTGTCGACGGCAAGGGAACCGTTTTAATCAAGGACGGCAAGCTGTTGGAGGACAATTTGAAAAAAGAGCGGCTTACGGTCGATGAATTGCTGGCATTGTTGCGCAAAAAGAGCGTGTTTAACACCGCCGATGTGGAATTTGCGGTGATGGAGCCGAGCGGTGAAGTAAACGTGTTGGTGACAAAAGAAAACAAACCGCTCACGCCAAAAGATTTGGGGATCAAAACAGGGCCCGAGCAGGAGACGCAAATGGTCATCGCCGACGGCGAGATTTTGGACGAGCCGCTTGCAACGATCGGCTTGAACCGCGAATGGTTGAAAACGGAACTGGACAAACTGGGCGTGGCTGTCGAAAATGTGTTTTTGGGCCAGGTGGACAGCTATGGCCAGTTATACGTCGATCTCTACGATGACAACATCAAAGTGCCTGCTCCCCAGCAAAAGGCGGCGCTCTTGGCCACTTTAAAAAAATGCGAAGCCGACCTGGAGATGTTCGGGCTGTCGGTTGACGATCTGCTTGTCAAGAAAATGTACGAATCTTGTTCGCAGAAGCTGCAGCAGGTCATTGCGGATGTGAAGCCGCTGTTGGTCCGATAGCTGTTGGTCCGATAGCTGTTGGTCCGGCAAGGGAAGATGTTGCGTTTGCTTATGATTGCAAGGCGTGTTTTTTGATTTCGTCGCCCAACTCCTGCGCGCGTTCCGCCGCGCGATGAATTGCCTTCACGATCGTCTCCGGCATTTCGTGCCGATTCATCACTTCCAAAGCGGCTTGCGTCGTGCCGCCGGGGGATGTTACTTTCGCGCGCAACGCCGCCGGCTGCTCGCCCGTTGATGCAACCATTTTTGCCGCGCCGAGCACCGTTTGGATTGTTAATCCGCGGGCGGTTTCCGCGGCCAGCCCCGCTTCTACGCCGGCGCGAATCATCGCTTCCATCAGAAGGTAAACATATGCGGGGCCGCTGCCGGAGACTCCGGTCACGATATCCAACAGAGGCTCTTCCACAACCGCCGAGACGCCGACAGATTCAAACAAGGCTAACGCGATCTCTTTGTTCGCTTCCGAAACCGCCGGCGAAAAAGCGACCCCCGTTGCGCCGAGCCCGATGGTGCTGGAGGTGTTGGGCATCGCCCGAACGATTTGCGCGCCGGTCAAGGTCAATTGCTCGATGACCGGAATTGCGAGGCCCGCCACGACGGATATGAGCAGATGCCTGGCGGACCAAAGTCCTTTATAGGCGGCCAGCGCCGCCGCGGCGTCTTTCGGTTTGACGGCCAAAACGATGACGTCGGATGCGCCCAGCGCTTGCCGCTTTTGTTCATCCGTCAAGGCCGCCGCCACGCCGTAGCGTTCCTGCAGGAGCGTAAGGCGGTCCGTGCCGCGGTTGATCAGCGTGATTCGCTCCGGCGCGGTTTTGCCTCCTTGCAAAAGGCCGCGCACCATCGCCTCGGCAATCGAACCGGCCCCGAGAAAGCAAATTTGTTTGGCGGAAAGAGCAATTGACATGCGGAAAACCTCCGGATAAAAATTTTCGTAAAATTCAAATGCGAATCTGCCCCTGCCCGGAAACCACGTATTTCGTCGAGGTTAACGCCGGCAGGCCCATCGGGCCGCGGGCATGCAGCTTTTGCGTGCTGATGCCGATTTCCGCGCCGAAACCGAATTCAAAGCCGTCTGTAAACCGCGTCGAGGCATTATGATAAACGGCGGCCGCGTCCACTTCGTTCAGAAACCGTTCGGCGTTGGCGGCATTCTCGGTCACGATGCATTCCGAATGCATGGTGCCGTATTTGCGAATATGGTTCAATGCTTCATCGAGATTTTCCACGGTTTTGACCGATAAAATATAGTCGTTATATTCAGTCGCCCAGTCTTCTTCCGTGGCGGCCTTCATGTCCGGCACGAGTTTTCGCGACTGTTCGTCGCCCCGTAATTCCACATGCTCGGACAAAAGCGCGTCCGCCAATTCGCGCAAATGCGCTTCGGCAAATTTGCGGTGTACGAGCAGCGTTTCCATGGCGTTGCAGACGGACGGACGTTGCACCTTTGCGTTCACGGCGATTTTTTTCGCCATCTCCGGCGCCGCCGTTTCGTCAATATAGGTATGGCATACGCCTGCGCCCGTTTCGATAACCGGGACGGTGGCATTGTTGACGACATTCTGGATGAGCGCAGCACCTCCGCGCGGAATCACGACGTCCAAAAGTCCGTTTAATTTCAGCATTTCATCGACCGATGAACGGTTCGGATCTTCGACAAGTTGCAAAGCTTCCGGCGGTATCGCGCTTGCGGAAAGGGCGTCCCGCAATATTTCCACAATTTTTTTGTTGGACGACAGCGCCGCGGAACCGCCGCGCAACACGACAGAGTTGCCGGTTTTCAGGCATAACGCCGCGGCATCGACGGTTACGTTGGGGCGCGCCTCGTACACCATCCCGATAACGCCGAGCGGCACGCGAATTTTGCGAATGCTTAAACCATTCGGCCGTTCGGTGCTTTCCAGCACTTCGCCGATCGGATCGGGCAGTGCGATAATTTCGCGCACGCCGTCCGCCATCGCCGCGATCCGCTTGCTGTTCAATTCCAAGCGGTCCAGGAGCGACTTGGATAGGCCGGTTTCCTTGCCGCGCCGCAAATCTTCCGCATTGGCGGCGATGATTTCTTTTTCCCGCGAGATTAATGCCTCCGCCATTAGGCCAAGCGCATGGTTTTTCTGTTCGGTCGTAAGCGCCGAAAGGCGCGGTGTGCATTGTTTGGCCAATGCGGCTTTTTCCCTTACTTCACTCATGTTTTTTCCTCCCACATAAAAATATTAATGATTGAACGCAAACCATTCGTCCCGGTGGATGACTTCCGCGGGGTGGGCGTCGACCCGCTTTTGCGCCTCTTTCAAGGACATGCCGGCTACCGCGCGGATTTGCCAGGATGCGTAATTGCTGACGCCGCGTCCGATCGTCTGCTTCTGCGCGTTTTGGACTTCAACGACATCGCCCGGATGAAACTCGCCGGTCACGGCGATCACGCCGGCCGGCAGCAGGCTTTTGCCGCCAAAGAGCAGCGCTTTTTCCGCGCCCTGGTCGATCTGGATCGTACCTTGCGGCTTCGACAAAAAACCGACCCATTGTTTTTTCATCGGGAGAGTTTCCGAATGAGTATGGAAATACGTTCCTTTTCCTTGGCCCTTAAGGGCACGCAATAAATCCCCGGGTTCGGCCGCTGTGCCTACGAACGCGGGGACGCCGCCGCGCATGGCAATCCGCGCCGCTTCGATCTTGGAACGCATGCCGCCGGTGCCGACAGCGCTGCCGGCGCCGCCCGCGATCCGCATAATCGCTTCGTTGATCTCGTCAACCTGTCCAATCCGGGTAGCATTGGCGTTTTTCCGCGGATCCGCGGAATACAGCCCGTCCGTATCGGTGACGATCAACAGGTGCTGCGCTTTGACCAGATTGGCGGTCAGGGCGCTTAACGTATCGTTGTCGCCGAATTTCAGTTCGTCGACGGAGATCGTGTCGTTTTCGTTGATGATCGGAACCGCCTTTTTTTGCAAGAGCACTTCGATTGTCATCAGGGCGTTCGTCGCCCGTTTGCGGTTGGAAAAATCCGACCGGGTAAGCAGAAGCTGCGCTACTGGCAGCCCGAAGCGGGAAAACGCCTCCTGGTACGCTTGCATCAGCAGCGCTTGCCCGACGGCTGCGGAAGCTTGCTTTGCCGCCAGAATTTTCGGGCGCTCTTTGTACCCGATCGACATATAACCGGCGGCAACGGCTCCAGAGGTCACAAGCAAAACCTGCGTTCCCTGCCTGATCAGTTCGGCGATCTCCGCGGCGAAATAATCCACCTGTTTCCGGTTGAGGCCGCCCTCCCGGGTTGTCAGCGAACTGCTGCCGATTTTGACGACGATGCGCTGCATAAAAATGCTCCTTTCAAAGCTTGCGGAGACTTGCAAATATGCAAAAAGACTCCCATCCGGTTAAGGACGAAAGCCTGGCTTCCGCGGTACCACCTTAATTGATGAAAAAATCATCCGCTCTTTTCCGGATAACAGCCGGATCCTGTCCAACTTGTCATTGGCCGTTCAGGGGCGGGTGCGGAAAGCATGCGCGGTAAATTTTCGCAGCCGGGAAATTTACTCTCTGAACGCCAGGGGCTTTCCGCCTTTTCCCTTCGTCACGTTTCTTTCTGTTTTGTAGTTTAAAGATAGCATGCGGGCTTATGTTTGTAAAGCGCGCATGGCGCGCGACCGGCTCCGACGCATCCCCTGCGCGTGACGCTGGCAATGGCGGGCAACTGGCTCCGGCGCGTCCCGCCCTCTGTGCGTGATGCCGGCAATGGCGGCGCGGTGGCGGATCATTAAGAAGCGGGCAGCGGGCATAGAAGTGTGCAACTTGGCAACCAGCTTGCATCCGGGCTCGAATTAAAATGTTAGAAATGGCTTTAAAGATCTGACTTTTACTGACCTATAGAAAAATATATATGAAAAATGGAATATAATTTTCTCAGAATTTGATTTTTTAATGAATATATATGAAAAATAGTATATATTTGATCGTGAATTTAAATTTTACACAAATATATATGAAAAATCACATTTATGAGCTGCAAACTGCGACTTTTATGAAAATGTATGTGAAAAAACATATTTATTGGCCGCAAAGCCCATTTGCCTGCCTTTAGGGACAACCCTGGATGGTTAAGGTTAAGGAGCTATTTTTGCCGAGTGTTCGCCGTGTCTTTACTTCAAGCAGAAAATGTATTACTTTTAAAAAGCAAGGTAACGGGCAAAATGTGAGGAAAAACAAATGGAAAAGCGACTTTCGCCGGGAATTAAGACCGTTCGGATAATCTTTTGTGTTTTGGCAATCTTGTTTGGCATTTGCGTCTTGATTCAGGTTTTTCTGGCAGGGCTCGCGATCTTCTACGGGCCGGATAATTGGTCCAGACATACATCATTTATCCATCTGTTCGAGTACTTGCCGATTCTAATGTTTATCCTTAGCTTTTTTGGGCGTATCAAAGGGGCGGCGCGTTGGCTAAGTTTTGGTCTGATCCTGTTAATCATGGTGCAATATGCAACGGTCAAGGGCTTGCCCGAAGTAGGATACTTGGCGGCACTGCACCCTGTCGTCGCTTTGCTGATATTTTGGGCGGCAATTGTGGTGATTCGGCGATCTTTACGGTTATTCTAGCGAGATGAAAATGGTCCTATTCATTGCAATCAAAGGAGTTGTTGCCAATGTCGATTCCCTTTTACCAAGTCGATGCGTTCACGGATCAGCCGTTTGCCGGCAATCCCGCGGGAGTTTGTCTATTGCCGGGGCCAAAGGGTGATGCGTGGATGCAAAATGTGGCGGCGGAAATGAATTTGCCGGAAACGGCGTTTCTGCTAAAGCAGGAGGACGGCTATTCCTTGCGTTGGTTCGCCCCGCAAAGCGAAGTTCCGTTGTGCGGCCATGCCACTTTGGCGAGCGCATATGTGTTATGGGCGACCGGACAACTTGCAGCATCCGTTGAAGCGAGGTTTCACACCAAGAGCGGCCTGTTGACCGCGGTGAAAAACGGCGATTGGATCGAGCTCAATTTCCCTGCTGAAAAGGCAACGCCGTGCGTTGCGCCGGTATTTTTGCCGGAAGCGCTGGGCTGCGATTTTGTCTATGTGGGCCGCAACCGCATGGATTATTTGGTGGAAGTGGCGTCGGAAGAAGAGCTAAAATCGCTTGCACCGGATATGAATTTGCTTATGAAAGTCGACACGCGCGGTGTCATCGTAACGTGCCGGGCGAAGACAAAGCCGTACGATTTCATGTCCCGCTTTTTTTGCCCGCTTCTGGGCGTGCCGGAAGATCCGGTCACCGGGTCGTCGCACTGTTGCCTTGCGCCGTATTGGCAACAAAAGTTGGGCAAAGACGAATTTGCCGCCTTCCAGGCTTCGCCCCGCGGCGGTGTACTGCGCGTGCGCGTTGAGTCTGGAGGCAGGGTGGCGATCAGCGGGCAGGCGGTCGTCGTGCTGAAAGCGGAACTTTTTTCTTGAGCGCGTTTTGTTTATAATAAAACGGGTAAATTGAATGATTCGTATGGGAAAGGAAGTTTCTATGATTATTCAACCTAAAATCAGGGGATTTATTTGTACGACTGCCCATCCGACCGGCTGCGCAGAGCATGTGCGGGAACAAATCGCATACGTGCAAGGGAAAAAGCCAATTGCCGGAGCAAAAAAAGCGCTCGTTATCGGCGCGTCGACAGGTTACGGATTGGCATCGCGGATTGCCGCCGCGTTCGGCTGCGGCGCGGATACGATCGGCGTGTTTTTTGAACGGCCCGCTTCCGGGGACAGAACCGCAACCGCGGGCTGGTACAACACAGTTGCTTTTACGGAAGCTGCCGCTGCGAAGGGGCTGTATGCCGGCAATATTAACGGAGACGCCTTTTCCGATGAGATCAAAGCGCAAACGATTCGTTTGATTAAAGAGAAATTCGGCAAAGTCGATCTGGTCGTATACAGTTTGGCGTCGCCGCGCAGGACGCATCCGCGAACCGGCGAGACATTTGCGTCGGTCATTAAGCCGATCGGCAAATCTTTCACCAGCAAAACGGTCAATACCGGGACCGGTGTCGTATCCGAAGTTACGGTAGAACCGGCGACCGACGATGAAATTCGCCAGACAGTCGCCATTATGGGCGGCGAAGATTGGGAAATGTGGCTGGACGCTTTAAGCGCCGCCGAAGTGTTGGCTGAAGGCGTTACCACCGTTGCTTATTCGTATATTGGCCCGGAAGTGACGCACGCGATTTATCGCGAAGGCACGATCGGGCGGGCGAAGGACCACCTGGAAAATACCGCGCAAGTTTTGCGCGAAAAGCTGAAACCATTGGGCGGCAGGGCATACGTGTCGGTCAACAAAGCGGTTGTAACGCAATCCAGTTCGGCTATTCCTGTTGTGCCTTTGTACATAGCCCTTTTATTTAAAGTCATGAAAAATAAAGGATTGCACGAAGGCTGCATCGAGCAGATGTATCGGCTGTTTGCCGATCGTCTCTACACGCAGACAGGCACGCCGACCGACGGGAAAGGACTTATCCGCATCGACGATTGGGAAATGACGAGCGAAGTGCAGCAGGAAGTCGCCAAACTGTGGGGAGAAGTAACCACCGATAATCTGGACAAGTTGTCCGATTATGCCGGTTACAAAGCCGATTTTCTGAAATTGTTCGGCTTTGGGTTGGATCATGTCGACTATTCCGCCGACGTGAGCCCCGAACTTCCACTCGCCCTGGCAAACGAGCAAGTCGGCTGAACGCGCAAAGCGGAGGGATGCTTCTTTTTTCCTGCATCCGCAGCGAAGTGATGCGAGAAGCAAAACGATACGAAACCGACCGTTCGATGACCGTTCGTTGAATGCTCATCGGACGGTTTTTTTATGCTTTGGATGTGTTCCTAAAAACAAATGTTTGTTTTATATTTATTTTCCATGCACCAGCTCTGTACTCATCGCCTTTAGGCGGCCAGCATCCAGAATGTGCTCTTTGTAAACGTTATACCCCACTGCGCAACGCTAAAACGAGGAGCGAACCACCTACCCGCGCAATGCAAAACGGTAGGATCGTCATCCCGCCCAACTCTAACGGACGCAGCAGAGGCTATTTTCCGAAAAAAGGCCGCTCAAAAAATTTAACGGACGTGACAGAGGCTATTCGCTGATTTTTTACCTGAATACCGCACAAAGTTCTAAAATAAGCGCACCCACGTCCGTTAAACTTTAAAACCGGGCGTAAAACCCAAAATAGCCTCTGTCACGTCCGTTAGATCCGAAAACTCCTTAATACGAAGTTGCATGTCGGCAAACCGACTGGGCTTCAAAGCGAAAATGCCGCAGTTCGCCGAACCGGTTGCGTTCCGTCAGCGGGCTAGAAAGGCCGCAAGCCGGCAAACCGTCCGCGGTTTTGCGGATGAGTTACGGCCGAGTTTTCGTTGGCGAGCTTTAGGTGGCTTAAAGCCACCGATTGCTTTTCCGCGAGACTCGAGCCTGAACAGGCGGCTTTCAGCCGCTGGCAAGAACTTGCCGGTTTTAGCCGGCAGTCGTTTAGTTGGATTTTGTCCAATCAAATTTTCCGATTTCACCCTTGCAAAAGGAATTAAGTGGATTTCATCCATCTAATTCAGGCGATTTCCAATAATTTTGTTGATTTCATGTAAAAATAGTTGGACAAAATCCAATTAAACATTCCATTACAAAATATTCCTCGATAATAGTTGGATAAAATCCAACTAAATTCCGGCGTAATCAATCCCCATCCGCTTATTCAAAACACTCCGAGTTTGCCGATCCGCTCGATTGCCTCGCGCAGCCTTTCTTCCGTCGTCAAGAGGCCGAGGCGAACATAGCCTTCGCCATTCGCGCCAAAGCCGCTGCCCGGCGCGACCACTACTTTTGCCTGCGAAATCAACAGTTCGGCGAACTCCGAAGATGTGTAGGGGCGCGGAACAGGCAGCCAGGCAAAAAACGATCCGGCCGACGGCTGCGCAGGCCAGCCGATGTCGCGCAAAGCCGCAAACAACGCGTCGCGGCGTTTTTCATAAACGGCGCACAGCTCGCGCACGCAATCCTGCGGTCCGTTCAAAGCTGCCGCCGCCGCTTCCTGTATCCCGCCGAACAGACTGCAATAGTAGTGGTCCTGCAAAAGGTTGAGCATGCCGACGATTTGCGCGTTGCCCACGGCGAATCCAACCCGCCATCCCGCCATATTGAAAGTTTTCGAAAGCGTATAAAATTCAACGCCGACTTCTTTGGCGCAAGGCGTTTGCAAAAAGCTGGGCGGTTTGACTCCGTCAAAGCCAAGCGCCCCATAGGCAAAATCGCTGGCTACAACGATGTGGTGCTTTTCCGCAAAGCGGACCGTTTCCGCATAAAATGACGGTGTTGCCGTCGCGGCAGTCGGATTGTTCGGATAATTGATGAACATGAGCTTGGCGGTATTCGCTTCTTTTTCCGGAATAGCGGAAAAATCGGGCAAAAAACCGTTGCCCGCGGAAAGCGGCATCGTCACCATCCGCGCGCCCGCAAGCGCAATGCCCGACCAATAGTCGGGATAACCCGGATCCGGGACCAAACAAACATCGCCGTTATTCAACAAGCATTGGCTGATTTCCACCAGTCCGGTTTTGGCGCCGAATAATACGGCGATTTCCCGTTCGGGGTCCAGTTTAACGCCGTAATCCTCTTGATAGCGTTTGGCAACCGCTTGTTTCAGAAAAAGGTAGCCGTCAAACGGCGGATAGCGGTGATAAAGCGGATTTCCCGCCGCTTCCCGCAGTGCTTGTACAATATGGTCGGGGGTCGGCAAATCCGGATTACCCTGGCCGAGATTGATGACATCATGTCCCTCAGCGATTTCCGCTTGGGCGCGTTTGACGAGATTGGCAAAAAATTGTTTGGGCAACCGTTGCAGCCTGTCGGCGCTCTTCATCTCAAATGCGCCCCACGGCCGATTTGTTTCATTCATGAGCCGATCACTCCGTTTTCCGATTAAACAATCCTAATTTACCACGATTGTTAGCGGCTGTATATAAATCAGCGCGAACATGTGCTAATCTTATGGTGAAGGGCTTTTCAGTTCGGCGCTTGAAAGAGGCGGTTTTGTGAAAATCATGGTGACAGGCGCAACCGGCTTTATCGCCGGACATCTGCTGCGTCTCCTGCATGCACGCGGACACCAAACCGTTTGCGTTTCCAGATTTCCGCATGCGGGCGCGGGTTTATCCGGGGAATGGACCACATGGGATGATCTTGCCCAAAATCCGGCAAAGTTTGCGGGCATTGACGCAATCGTCAATTTGGCCGGCGCGACGATTAACAAACGCTGGACGAAGCGGGCGAAAAAGCGCATTTACTCG contains:
- the fabV gene encoding enoyl-ACP reductase FabV: MIIQPKIRGFICTTAHPTGCAEHVREQIAYVQGKKPIAGAKKALVIGASTGYGLASRIAAAFGCGADTIGVFFERPASGDRTATAGWYNTVAFTEAAAAKGLYAGNINGDAFSDEIKAQTIRLIKEKFGKVDLVVYSLASPRRTHPRTGETFASVIKPIGKSFTSKTVNTGTGVVSEVTVEPATDDEIRQTVAIMGGEDWEMWLDALSAAEVLAEGVTTVAYSYIGPEVTHAIYREGTIGRAKDHLENTAQVLREKLKPLGGRAYVSVNKAVVTQSSSAIPVVPLYIALLFKVMKNKGLHEGCIEQMYRLFADRLYTQTGTPTDGKGLIRIDDWEMTSEVQQEVAKLWGEVTTDNLDKLSDYAGYKADFLKLFGFGLDHVDYSADVSPELPLALANEQVG
- a CDS encoding pyridoxal phosphate-dependent aminotransferase, with the translated sequence MNETNRPWGAFEMKSADRLQRLPKQFFANLVKRAQAEIAEGHDVINLGQGNPDLPTPDHIVQALREAAGNPLYHRYPPFDGYLFLKQAVAKRYQEDYGVKLDPEREIAVLFGAKTGLVEISQCLLNNGDVCLVPDPGYPDYWSGIALAGARMVTMPLSAGNGFLPDFSAIPEKEANTAKLMFINYPNNPTAATATPSFYAETVRFAEKHHIVVASDFAYGALGFDGVKPPSFLQTPCAKEVGVEFYTLSKTFNMAGWRVGFAVGNAQIVGMLNLLQDHYYCSLFGGIQEAAAAALNGPQDCVRELCAVYEKRRDALFAALRDIGWPAQPSAGSFFAWLPVPRPYTSSEFAELLISQAKVVVAPGSGFGANGEGYVRLGLLTTEERLREAIERIGKLGVF